A single Musa acuminata AAA Group cultivar baxijiao chromosome BXJ2-1, Cavendish_Baxijiao_AAA, whole genome shotgun sequence DNA region contains:
- the LOC103983719 gene encoding uncharacterized protein LOC103983719 isoform X3: protein MSLACLVCHSMDSPSRSFRSYSVSSSEDEGRCAAVTCLIRKVTVATGTANAISTSKVTPFPLMATGQGMAGTPRLLRSRAVSRDLVRDWNFDQLHVEG from the coding sequence ATGAGTTTAGCTTGTCTTGTGTGCCATAGCATGGATAGTCCATCACGATCCTTTAGGAGTTACTCTGTCTCAAGTTCAGAAGATGAGGGCCGATGTGCTGCAGTTACCTGCTTAATTCGGAAGGTCACCGTCGCCACTGGGACGGCTAATGCCATTTCAACATCCAAAGTGACACCATTCCCCTTGATGGCAACGGGTCAAGGAATGGCAGGAACTCCACGCCTCCTCCGAAGCCGAGCTGTGAGTAGGGACCTAGTTAGAGACTGGAATTTTGATCAACTTCATGTGGAGGGCTAG
- the LOC103983719 gene encoding uncharacterized protein LOC103983719 isoform X2 has protein sequence MIVSAVAICISAMSLACLVCHSMDSPSRSFRSYSVSSSEDEGRCAAVTCLIRKVTVATGTANAISTSKVTPFPLMATGQGMAGTPRLLRSRAVSRDLVRDWNFDQLHVEG, from the coding sequence ATGATAGTTTCTGCTGTGGCCATCTGTATCTCCGCAATGAGTTTAGCTTGTCTTGTGTGCCATAGCATGGATAGTCCATCACGATCCTTTAGGAGTTACTCTGTCTCAAGTTCAGAAGATGAGGGCCGATGTGCTGCAGTTACCTGCTTAATTCGGAAGGTCACCGTCGCCACTGGGACGGCTAATGCCATTTCAACATCCAAAGTGACACCATTCCCCTTGATGGCAACGGGTCAAGGAATGGCAGGAACTCCACGCCTCCTCCGAAGCCGAGCTGTGAGTAGGGACCTAGTTAGAGACTGGAATTTTGATCAACTTCATGTGGAGGGCTAG